The following proteins come from a genomic window of Halodesulfovibrio sp.:
- the hisG gene encoding ATP phosphoribosyltransferase: MSSSNPIIKLGLPKGSLEKPTLSLFERSGWKIHQHHRNYFPEINDPEITARLCRVQEIPSYIEDGILDVGLTGKDWLLETGADVKVVSDLVYSKVSNRPARWVLAVAGDSPYKRPEDLAGKRVATELLGVTKQYFKDAGIDVDVQYSWGATEAKVVEGLADAIVEVTETGTTIRAHGLRIIAEVLVTNTQLVTSEAAWADPEKRRKIEQIDLLLQGALRAESLVGLKMNVPSDKLPEILNEIPSLNSPTIAELTDTTWHSVEIVVDQGLVRDLIPRLKAEGAEGIIEYALNKVI; the protein is encoded by the coding sequence ATGTCTTCAAGCAATCCTATTATTAAACTCGGTCTGCCTAAAGGTTCTCTTGAAAAGCCAACTCTCAGCCTCTTTGAGCGCTCCGGTTGGAAAATCCACCAGCACCACAGAAACTACTTTCCGGAAATCAATGATCCGGAAATTACAGCCCGCCTCTGCCGCGTTCAGGAAATCCCTTCATACATTGAAGACGGTATTCTTGATGTAGGTCTTACTGGTAAAGACTGGCTGCTGGAAACCGGTGCTGATGTAAAAGTAGTTTCAGACCTTGTGTACTCCAAAGTATCAAACCGCCCTGCCCGCTGGGTTCTGGCTGTTGCCGGAGACTCTCCGTACAAACGCCCTGAGGACCTCGCAGGAAAACGCGTTGCCACCGAACTGCTTGGCGTTACCAAACAGTACTTCAAAGACGCAGGGATCGACGTTGATGTTCAATACTCATGGGGTGCAACGGAAGCAAAAGTTGTTGAAGGGCTGGCTGACGCAATTGTAGAAGTAACCGAAACAGGCACGACTATTCGCGCCCACGGCTTGCGCATTATTGCAGAGGTACTGGTTACCAATACGCAGCTTGTTACGAGTGAAGCAGCTTGGGCTGACCCTGAAAAGCGTCGCAAAATCGAACAGATTGATTTGCTGCTTCAAGGCGCACTCCGTGCAGAATCACTTGTAGGTCTGAAAATGAACGTACCAAGCGACAAGCTCCCTGAGATTCTCAACGAAATTCCTTCACTGAACTCTCCTACGATTGCAGAGCTTACAGACACAACATGGCATTCCGTCGAAATTGTTGTCGATCAAGGACTTGTTCGAGATTTGATTCCCCGCCTCAAGGCAGAGGGCGCAGAAGGCATTATTGAATACGCATTAAATAAAGTTATCTAA
- the flgG gene encoding flagellar basal-body rod protein FlgG, with protein sequence MMRSLWTSASGMYAQQLNIDTISNNLANVNTIGFKKSRAEFEDLMYQSMKIAGSPTGDNGQVPTPVQVGMGVRPASAHKFFSQGDFQNTTNPLDFAIEGEGFFQVEVNGELRYTRAGAFKLDKDGTVVTSNGYKLQPEFVVPQNTKSITLGANGRLAALDAQGNELAGADVPLYSFINPAGLDPLGRNIYSETEASGQATESVPGEDGTGTLAQGFLEMSNVEVVDEMVNMIVGQRAYEMNSKAIQTSDSMLQLAAQLKS encoded by the coding sequence ATGATGCGTTCCCTTTGGACCTCTGCGTCCGGTATGTATGCCCAGCAGCTTAACATTGATACTATTTCTAACAACCTTGCAAACGTAAACACCATCGGCTTCAAAAAGAGCCGTGCAGAGTTTGAAGACCTTATGTACCAGTCCATGAAAATAGCCGGTTCTCCAACTGGTGATAACGGACAGGTACCGACACCGGTTCAGGTGGGTATGGGGGTTCGTCCTGCCAGCGCACATAAGTTCTTCTCTCAGGGTGATTTTCAGAACACAACAAACCCGCTTGATTTTGCTATCGAAGGCGAAGGCTTCTTTCAGGTCGAGGTTAACGGCGAGCTTCGTTACACCCGCGCAGGTGCTTTCAAGCTGGATAAAGACGGCACAGTAGTAACGTCTAACGGTTACAAATTGCAGCCTGAATTTGTTGTTCCGCAGAACACCAAAAGCATCACCCTCGGTGCAAATGGTCGTCTTGCTGCTCTCGATGCTCAGGGCAACGAATTAGCTGGTGCTGATGTTCCACTTTACTCTTTTATTAACCCTGCTGGTCTCGATCCGCTTGGTCGTAATATTTATTCCGAAACAGAGGCATCCGGTCAGGCCACAGAAAGCGTTCCGGGTGAGGATGGCACTGGTACCTTGGCTCAGGGCTTTCTTGAGATGTCCAACGTTGAAGTTGTTGACGAGATGGTAAACATGATCGTCGGTCAGCGTGCTTACGAGATGAACTCAAAAGCAATTCAGACTTCAGACTCTATGTTGCAGCTTGCAGCACAGCTTAAAAGCTAA
- the csrA gene encoding carbon storage regulator CsrA — MLILTRRAGESLCIGDNIKVTVLSVQGKQVKIGLDIPDGMPVYREEVYLRIKEQNRQASETLDTDLLMATELWKSKKKS, encoded by the coding sequence ATGCTTATACTGACCCGACGTGCGGGGGAGAGCTTGTGCATAGGGGACAACATAAAGGTCACAGTCCTCAGTGTACAAGGAAAGCAGGTAAAAATTGGATTGGATATACCGGATGGAATGCCAGTATACCGTGAAGAGGTTTATTTGCGTATTAAAGAACAGAACCGTCAGGCAAGTGAAACGCTCGACACAGACCTTTTAATGGCTACAGAATTATGGAAAAGCAAAAAGAAATCGTAA
- the flgF gene encoding flagellar basal-body rod protein FlgF, whose translation MQSSVYSALFGALTNEHRLNNISNNLANINTTGYKRDQLAFKDTFVMFAHDQIMEPVANVRSEKLFPDPKLMAKPRIALAQTDFTPGAVKVTGGPLDMAIHGEGFFKIQTPDGEYLTRNGKFRQSADGTLVTDRGYPVMGDGGPVELPRNAHIVVGSKGEIYANNAQVAQLQVVTFDDMRGLEKHGQNMFRVREGADVAEQPAALATVQQGALESANVEVVSEMVNMIEAHRQFEAYTKIMKTSGELDKNSTQRLGKASA comes from the coding sequence ATGCAAAGCAGTGTGTATAGCGCCTTGTTCGGTGCTCTTACAAATGAACACCGTCTTAACAATATCAGTAACAATTTGGCTAACATAAATACAACAGGCTATAAGCGTGACCAACTTGCCTTTAAAGATACCTTTGTCATGTTTGCCCACGATCAGATTATGGAGCCAGTAGCTAACGTACGTTCGGAAAAGCTTTTTCCTGATCCAAAACTGATGGCAAAGCCGCGCATTGCGTTGGCGCAGACTGACTTTACCCCCGGAGCGGTAAAGGTCACCGGAGGGCCGCTGGATATGGCTATCCACGGAGAAGGATTCTTTAAAATCCAAACTCCTGACGGTGAATACCTGACTCGTAACGGAAAATTCCGTCAAAGCGCTGACGGAACGTTAGTTACAGACAGAGGATATCCGGTAATGGGGGACGGAGGTCCCGTTGAATTGCCACGCAACGCACATATTGTTGTGGGAAGCAAAGGTGAGATTTACGCAAACAACGCACAGGTTGCCCAGCTTCAGGTGGTAACATTTGATGATATGCGCGGACTGGAAAAACATGGGCAGAACATGTTCAGAGTTCGTGAAGGTGCAGATGTAGCAGAACAGCCTGCGGCACTTGCCACTGTTCAGCAAGGTGCGCTTGAGTCTGCAAACGTCGAGGTTGTTTCAGAAATGGTAAACATGATTGAAGCACATCGTCAGTTTGAGGCCTATACCAAAATTATGAAAACCAGTGGTGAACTGGATAAAAATTCGACACAACGCCTGGGTAAAGCCAGCGCTTAG
- a CDS encoding flagellar protein FlgN, which yields MYTETYQNLHRQQKALEVLETLLAEEFAELRERKPESITAIEFSIHELMRQIANERTALKNTMGGQRLADVLQILADEEQAELNGLLKRIDALEKRCSRQASMNAELALALHDQSQSLLSHLQNQIQPRNHATYGKTGAYTQSRPEAVLIHGRL from the coding sequence ATGTACACAGAAACTTACCAGAATTTACACCGTCAGCAAAAAGCACTCGAAGTTCTTGAAACATTACTTGCGGAAGAGTTTGCCGAGCTACGTGAGCGCAAGCCGGAATCTATTACCGCAATTGAGTTTTCTATTCATGAACTTATGCGACAGATTGCAAATGAGCGAACAGCATTAAAAAACACAATGGGCGGGCAACGTCTGGCAGATGTTCTTCAAATTCTTGCAGATGAAGAACAGGCAGAATTGAATGGCTTGCTGAAACGTATTGATGCGTTAGAAAAGCGCTGTTCCCGTCAGGCATCTATGAATGCAGAGCTTGCTCTTGCACTTCATGACCAGAGCCAAAGTTTGCTTAGTCATCTGCAAAATCAAATTCAACCACGCAATCACGCTACCTACGGAAAAACCGGAGCATACACGCAAAGTCGTCCGGAGGCCGTATTAATACACGGGAGACTCTAA
- the flgA gene encoding flagellar basal body P-ring formation chaperone FlgA, with the protein MRTVFVFSVKQAVLCCLAMLMAATAIPAVAAEADWNFTVLPAAVVHGDTVLLGEIAKPSGNISSQSWQNLAQTRLWQAPQRIGRPMAITRPKLRNALQRYLGQLASKAILPGSIAIQRGGKVVQKNDLAQMVTRSITNATQQLEGEAVLRDMTIPSFIFLRDSKNRLDIEPLRTVQAGRIGIRFMELDPNGQVVRRVNGGAFLDLWVTVPCAAVPLNRNDILTPEHITHQRKNLAYLRGEAWDGRGGPYRVTRTLGAGTPIFEGDLEVVPVVAKGSRVDLIYKGKAVRLSVVAKAMADGRVGELIPVRNLQSNRKVYATVLDDNTLVIEKNR; encoded by the coding sequence ATGCGTACTGTATTTGTCTTTTCCGTCAAACAGGCAGTGCTTTGCTGTCTGGCTATGTTAATGGCGGCAACAGCAATACCTGCTGTAGCAGCAGAGGCTGACTGGAATTTTACCGTGCTTCCTGCCGCTGTCGTGCATGGAGATACGGTGTTGCTGGGTGAGATTGCAAAACCATCCGGAAATATTTCCAGTCAGTCATGGCAGAATCTTGCCCAGACAAGATTGTGGCAGGCACCGCAACGAATCGGACGTCCTATGGCTATTACTCGTCCGAAGTTGCGTAATGCTTTGCAGCGATATCTTGGACAGTTGGCAAGTAAAGCAATACTGCCCGGTTCCATAGCTATTCAGCGCGGCGGTAAAGTTGTGCAGAAGAATGACCTTGCACAAATGGTTACACGCTCCATCACCAATGCCACACAGCAGTTGGAAGGTGAAGCAGTGTTACGCGATATGACTATTCCTAGCTTTATCTTTCTTCGGGATTCAAAAAACAGACTCGACATTGAGCCACTCCGTACTGTGCAAGCAGGTCGTATCGGAATCCGTTTTATGGAACTTGATCCGAACGGGCAGGTTGTACGTCGGGTAAATGGCGGTGCATTTCTGGATTTGTGGGTAACAGTTCCTTGCGCTGCGGTTCCGCTTAACCGGAACGATATTTTGACACCGGAGCATATTACACACCAGCGTAAAAATTTGGCGTACTTGCGTGGAGAGGCGTGGGATGGTCGGGGAGGACCATACCGTGTGACGCGAACCCTTGGTGCCGGAACGCCTATTTTTGAAGGGGATCTTGAAGTTGTTCCCGTCGTTGCGAAAGGTTCTCGCGTAGACCTTATCTACAAAGGAAAGGCTGTCAGATTGTCCGTAGTTGCAAAGGCAATGGCAGATGGACGTGTCGGAGAACTCATTCCGGTTCGTAATTTGCAAAGTAATAGAAAAGTTTACGCAACTGTGTTGGACGACAACACGCTGGTTATTGAAAAAAATCGCTAA
- a CDS encoding flagellar basal body L-ring protein FlgH, with protein sequence MNVRFYTVIILAALMLTGCQAAKEKPVPTMPMATPPELLTPEMQRANPGSLFQPSNADFLFADNRARRVGDIVMVNIVENATAKNKADTTSDKDSSINLGIDAFLGKSSIPLLGKIENPMVKASGKTNFKGKGETTRENKFTATVACRVLKVSPGGLLQIEGVRETQVNDETQYLMLTGLIRARDIGDSNSILSTQVANARIKYFGEGVIADKQKPGWVTRLMDTVWPF encoded by the coding sequence ATGAATGTTCGTTTTTACACCGTCATCATTCTGGCAGCGCTAATGCTGACAGGGTGTCAGGCTGCCAAGGAAAAGCCTGTTCCGACTATGCCGATGGCAACACCGCCGGAATTGCTTACACCGGAAATGCAGAGAGCAAATCCCGGATCACTTTTTCAGCCTAGCAATGCAGACTTTTTGTTTGCAGACAACCGCGCCCGTAGAGTCGGTGATATTGTTATGGTGAACATTGTGGAAAATGCTACAGCCAAAAACAAAGCGGATACCACAAGTGATAAAGATTCTTCCATTAATCTTGGTATAGATGCGTTTTTGGGCAAATCTTCAATACCGTTGCTGGGCAAAATCGAAAATCCGATGGTGAAAGCATCCGGTAAAACCAACTTTAAAGGCAAGGGTGAAACAACCCGCGAAAACAAATTTACTGCAACTGTAGCTTGCCGTGTGCTGAAAGTAAGCCCCGGTGGTTTGTTGCAGATTGAAGGTGTTCGCGAAACACAGGTGAACGATGAAACCCAGTACTTGATGCTTACCGGTCTTATCCGTGCCCGTGACATCGGCGACAGCAACAGCATTCTTTCAACGCAGGTTGCCAATGCCCGTATTAAGTACTTCGGCGAAGGTGTAATTGCAGACAAGCAGAAGCCGGGTTGGGTTACACGCCTTATGGATACCGTGTGGCCGTTCTAG
- a CDS encoding peptidoglycan DD-metalloendopeptidase family protein, producing MVSPVDSDLVNASIGAQQLKAKSNQLTALKGGGAGEDAKLRKAVEGFEAIFIQKMWQQMRDTVPKNGMFHSREEKMWQGMFDQELSVKMSQSGGIGLSDMLYKQLTEKLGDASRNTHSKGGTPAPVRDLSADDISTKIKALADRNGPKGSIGDADLYSPLDEVDEQEVEVVAERPVNTNLHMMSDKEVADTVDELERQLELEISSDPERILELQAKEAQNVQAMAEPARTQSQPAVGDTASMKIDASNNVSQFIGMGGPVPPSPDMATINWPLPGPISSPFGWRKDPFTGKKAWHSGVDIAGKVGDSVAAAWDGKVIFSGEKDGYGKLVVLEHPNGWRSYYGHNSKLNVKAGETIAAGKKIAEVGSTGRSTGPHLHFEVRQGELAWNPQQIRSRLMAGLPIGRVT from the coding sequence ATGGTCTCCCCTGTTGATTCTGATCTTGTGAATGCTTCTATAGGAGCACAGCAACTTAAAGCGAAATCTAACCAGCTTACCGCCCTGAAAGGGGGCGGTGCTGGTGAAGATGCCAAGCTGCGTAAGGCTGTGGAAGGATTTGAAGCCATTTTTATCCAAAAGATGTGGCAGCAAATGCGGGACACTGTTCCTAAGAACGGCATGTTCCATAGTCGCGAAGAAAAGATGTGGCAGGGTATGTTCGATCAGGAATTGTCTGTAAAGATGTCGCAGTCCGGTGGAATAGGGTTATCTGACATGCTGTATAAGCAGCTGACAGAAAAACTCGGTGATGCCAGCCGTAATACGCATAGTAAAGGTGGCACACCGGCACCTGTCCGCGATCTTTCAGCCGATGATATTTCGACAAAAATTAAAGCGCTTGCAGATCGCAATGGTCCTAAGGGCAGCATCGGGGACGCAGACCTGTATTCTCCGCTGGATGAGGTCGATGAACAGGAAGTAGAGGTTGTTGCTGAGCGTCCTGTGAATACCAATCTGCACATGATGTCAGATAAAGAAGTTGCAGACACTGTTGACGAACTTGAACGTCAGCTTGAGTTGGAAATTTCGTCTGACCCAGAAAGAATATTGGAGCTGCAAGCCAAGGAAGCACAAAACGTTCAGGCAATGGCAGAACCGGCTCGTACGCAGAGCCAACCTGCTGTTGGTGATACGGCTTCAATGAAGATTGATGCTTCAAATAATGTTTCACAATTTATTGGTATGGGGGGACCTGTACCACCTTCTCCTGACATGGCGACAATTAACTGGCCGCTACCGGGACCTATTTCTTCCCCGTTTGGTTGGAGAAAAGACCCGTTTACAGGAAAGAAAGCGTGGCACAGCGGTGTTGATATCGCTGGCAAAGTTGGTGATTCCGTTGCAGCTGCATGGGATGGAAAAGTTATCTTTTCCGGTGAAAAAGACGGCTATGGAAAACTAGTTGTTTTGGAACATCCCAATGGGTGGCGCAGCTACTACGGGCATAACAGCAAACTGAACGTGAAAGCGGGCGAGACAATCGCAGCTGGCAAGAAAATTGCTGAGGTAGGTAGTACAGGACGTTCTACAGGACCACATCTGCACTTTGAAGTGCGGCAGGGTGAGCTTGCATGGAACCCTCAACAGATCAGATCTCGCCTGATGGCGGGGCTTCCCATCGGTCGGGTAACCTAA
- the fliW gene encoding flagellar assembly protein FliW has translation MEKQKEIVIETRIGTQSISMDKVIEFPRGLLGFEDHHNFTLLQLRDASPFLVLQSMDAPNLGFLVADPYSFVDDYPVVINSVDEETLQVEDPADVAVLVTVTIPHGRPENTALNLTGPILVNRKTRRGVQTPLNDRNVPTQLYLNIESS, from the coding sequence ATGGAAAAGCAAAAAGAAATCGTAATCGAAACCCGTATAGGAACACAAAGTATCTCTATGGATAAAGTCATTGAGTTTCCGCGTGGACTGCTGGGTTTTGAGGATCATCACAACTTCACGTTGCTTCAACTTCGAGATGCCTCTCCATTTCTTGTTTTGCAAAGTATGGATGCGCCTAATCTTGGATTCCTTGTGGCTGACCCATACAGTTTTGTTGATGATTATCCGGTAGTTATTAACTCGGTTGATGAAGAAACTTTGCAGGTAGAAGATCCGGCTGATGTTGCTGTGCTTGTGACAGTGACTATTCCGCATGGACGTCCTGAGAATACCGCTCTTAATTTAACCGGACCTATTTTGGTTAACAGAAAAACCCGTCGTGGTGTGCAAACGCCATTAAATGATCGTAATGTTCCTACACAGCTTTATTTAAATATTGAAAGCAGTTAG
- a CDS encoding flagellar basal body P-ring protein FlgI → MKRIQHIAALLILAFVTAVLVPQSASAVRIKDIADFGGVRDNQLVGYGLITGLGGTGDSSSSTFTTRAVVNMLEKMGVSVSPRDVKSKNIAAVMVTASLPVSAKPGSRIDVTVSSLGDAKSLLGGVLLMTPLKGIDGQVYGLAQGAVAIGGFSAEGKAAKVQKNITTVGRIPNGMNVERSVPFKFNSQESLTLNMHNGDFSTTNQVVESLNQAIGGNFAFARDISTITLDVPPQYRNNIVPLMAAIENIEVTPDQRARVVVDENTGTVVVGSNVRISPVAIAHGSLQIVVQEDEKVSQPNPFSEGETVTTPQTNLKVKEQNKRLVLVEGATLKELTEGLNAIGATPRDLISILNALKAAGALHAELEVI, encoded by the coding sequence ATGAAACGTATTCAACACATAGCAGCATTATTGATTTTAGCATTTGTTACAGCAGTTCTTGTTCCTCAGTCTGCCAGTGCGGTGCGTATCAAAGATATAGCTGACTTCGGCGGCGTCCGCGATAACCAGCTTGTAGGGTATGGTCTTATTACCGGTCTTGGTGGCACAGGTGACAGTTCATCTTCAACCTTTACCACCCGTGCAGTGGTTAACATGTTGGAAAAAATGGGCGTGAGCGTAAGCCCCCGTGACGTTAAGTCTAAAAACATTGCAGCGGTAATGGTTACTGCCAGTCTGCCGGTTTCCGCTAAACCGGGTTCCCGTATCGACGTAACAGTATCCAGCCTTGGTGATGCAAAAAGCCTGCTTGGCGGTGTGCTTTTGATGACTCCGCTTAAAGGTATTGATGGACAAGTGTACGGTCTTGCACAGGGTGCTGTTGCAATCGGCGGTTTTTCTGCCGAAGGCAAAGCGGCAAAAGTACAAAAAAATATCACAACCGTGGGACGTATTCCTAACGGTATGAACGTGGAACGCTCTGTTCCGTTTAAGTTCAATAGTCAGGAATCGTTGACGCTGAATATGCACAACGGCGATTTCTCCACTACAAATCAGGTTGTAGAAAGCCTGAATCAGGCAATTGGCGGTAATTTTGCCTTTGCCAGAGATATTTCCACAATCACTTTGGATGTGCCTCCACAGTACAGAAATAATATTGTGCCACTGATGGCTGCCATTGAAAATATCGAAGTGACTCCAGACCAGAGAGCGCGTGTTGTTGTTGATGAAAACACTGGTACCGTTGTTGTCGGTAGCAATGTTCGTATCTCACCAGTAGCAATTGCTCATGGTTCCTTGCAGATTGTTGTTCAGGAAGACGAAAAGGTTTCTCAGCCTAATCCGTTCTCAGAAGGTGAGACTGTAACAACTCCGCAGACTAACTTGAAAGTGAAAGAGCAGAACAAGCGTCTTGTTCTTGTAGAAGGTGCAACGCTGAAAGAATTGACCGAAGGTTTGAATGCCATCGGTGCAACACCGCGTGACCTCATCTCTATCCTTAATGCCTTGAAAGCAGCCGGTGCGCTGCACGCGGAACTGGAGGTAATCTAA
- the tsaA gene encoding tRNA (N6-threonylcarbamoyladenosine(37)-N6)-methyltransferase TrmO — translation MTAEIHFIGRVRTQFDTLEACPKQGNEGGKEAWVEVAPEFSEGLDGIVVGQHLDLFTWLHQADRKTMSVHPRGDTSRPKRGVFATRSPARPNPVGVHTVTVLEVEPNRLKVEPLEALDKTPLIDIKKTPTPANFITPVDIRREDIEEITHVCRSAWSRRLFSGFNGNASIRLGDACLMTATGSAKGCLEPKDFVLVDIASGAILAGSKPSSEGEMHLEIYRNQPKAQAILHTHPPKILALGVLVQPEEMLQLPIFETELIGSRMTTAPAFAPGTTELAKATGKAAMTHDAVYMEKHGLVCWADTLGHALSLSEELEHLASIHVDVVG, via the coding sequence ATGACAGCAGAAATTCATTTCATCGGCAGGGTCCGTACACAATTTGATACGTTGGAAGCTTGCCCCAAACAAGGCAACGAAGGCGGTAAAGAAGCGTGGGTTGAGGTTGCACCGGAGTTTTCTGAAGGGCTGGATGGAATTGTTGTCGGGCAACATCTAGATTTGTTTACATGGCTACATCAAGCCGACAGAAAAACAATGTCCGTACACCCTCGTGGAGATACTTCCCGCCCTAAACGCGGTGTATTTGCAACACGCTCCCCTGCACGCCCGAACCCTGTAGGCGTTCATACTGTTACAGTTCTTGAAGTCGAACCAAACAGATTAAAGGTTGAGCCGCTTGAAGCGTTAGATAAAACACCGCTTATCGACATCAAAAAGACACCGACTCCCGCTAACTTCATTACTCCGGTAGATATCCGTCGTGAAGATATCGAAGAAATCACGCACGTCTGCCGCAGCGCTTGGAGCCGCAGACTCTTTTCCGGCTTCAATGGAAACGCATCCATTCGTCTCGGAGATGCCTGCCTGATGACTGCAACAGGCTCAGCGAAAGGCTGCCTTGAACCAAAAGATTTTGTGCTGGTAGATATCGCAAGTGGTGCTATTCTGGCAGGTAGCAAACCATCTTCCGAAGGTGAAATGCATCTGGAAATCTATCGCAATCAGCCAAAGGCACAAGCGATTCTGCATACGCATCCACCAAAAATCCTTGCGCTTGGGGTGTTAGTTCAGCCAGAAGAAATGCTGCAACTCCCTATTTTTGAGACAGAGTTGATTGGCTCACGCATGACAACAGCACCTGCCTTTGCACCGGGAACTACCGAGCTTGCAAAGGCTACAGGAAAAGCAGCAATGACCCACGATGCGGTGTATATGGAAAAGCATGGTCTTGTATGCTGGGCAGATACGCTTGGGCATGCTCTGTCTCTAAGTGAAGAGCTGGAGCATCTGGCTTCCATACATGTAGATGTTGTTGGCTAA
- the hisI gene encoding phosphoribosyl-AMP cyclohydrolase: MTDFTPDFAKTGGLVPAIAQDAASGDVLMMAYMNEEAWNKTLETGEAHYFSRSRNTLWHKGKTSGHTQHIKAVRLDCDSDTILLIVEQKGGAACHKGYKSCFYRERNKEGDITICSPLVFDPKEVYS; the protein is encoded by the coding sequence ATGACAGACTTTACCCCTGACTTTGCGAAAACAGGTGGTCTTGTTCCCGCCATTGCACAAGATGCAGCAAGTGGCGATGTGCTCATGATGGCCTATATGAACGAAGAAGCTTGGAACAAGACTCTTGAAACGGGCGAAGCCCATTACTTTAGCCGCAGCCGTAATACGCTTTGGCATAAAGGCAAAACGTCAGGACATACCCAGCATATCAAGGCCGTGCGCCTTGACTGCGACAGCGATACTATTTTGCTGATCGTAGAGCAAAAAGGCGGCGCGGCCTGCCATAAAGGGTATAAAAGCTGTTTTTATCGTGAACGTAACAAAGAAGGCGACATTACAATCTGTTCGCCGTTAGTTTTCGACCCTAAGGAGGTCTACTCATAA